One Thunnus albacares chromosome 12, fThuAlb1.1, whole genome shotgun sequence genomic region harbors:
- the cnn2 gene encoding calponin-2, which yields MASFNKGPAYGLSAEVKNKIAQKYDPQKEEELRIWIEDITGTSIGPDFQKGLKNGVILCDLINKLQPGSVKKINKSALNWHQLENLTNFIKATTTYGLKPHDIFEANDLFENGNMTQVQTTLLALASMAKTKGCHSRVDIGVKYADKQERMFDEEKMKAGQCVIGLQMGTNKCASQAGMNAYGTRRHLYDPKVQIQPPMDNTTISLQMGTNKGASQAGMTAPGTRRAIYDQKLGTDKCDNTTMSLQMGYSQGANQSGQNFGLGRQIYDAKYCPKAGEVPDEQNGAGGVRDYIPDYQDEGYQGYQEEEQVYQEDGTDY from the exons ATCGCACAGAAGTACGACCCTCAGAAGGAAGAGGAGCTGAGGATCTGGATCGAGGACATCACCGGCACCTCCATCGGCCCTGACTTCCAGAAAGGCCTGAAGAATGGAGTAATCCTGTGCGA TCTTATCAACAAGCTTCAGCCAGGCTCTGTGAAAAAGATCAACAAGTCAGCGCTGAACTGGCATCAG CTGGAGAACCTGACCAACTTCATCAAAGCCACCACAACGTATGGCCTGAAGCCTCATGATATCTTTGAAGCCAACGACCTGTTTGAGAATGGCAACATGACACAGGTCCAGACAACGCTGCTCGCACTTGCTAGCATG GCTAAGACCAAGGGCTGCCATTCCCGGGTGGACATTGGGGTGAAGTACGCAGACAAGCAGGAGAGGATGTTTGATGAGGAGAAGATGAAGGCTGGACAGTGCGTCATTGGCCTACAG ATGGGGACCAACAAGTGTGCCAGTCAGGCAGGTATGAATGCATATGGCACCAGGAGGCACTTATATGACCCCAAAGTTCAAATCCAGCCCCCCATGGACAACACAACCATCAGTCTGCAAATGGGAACCAACAAGGGGGCGAGCCAG GCTGGGATGACTGCTCCAGGAACAAGGCGTGCCATCTATGACCAGAAGCTGGGCACGGACAAGTGTGACAACACCACCATGTCCCTGCAGATGGGATACAGCCAGGGAGCAAACCAGAGCGGCCAGAACTTCGGCCTGGGACGGCAGATCTACGACGCTAAGTACTGTCCTAAAGCTGGAGAAGTCCCAGATGAGCAAAACGGGGCAGGCGGAGTCCGCGACTACATCCCAGATTACCAAGACGAGGGTTACCAAGGTTACCAGGAAGAGGAGCAGGTGTACCAAGAAGATGGGACAGATTACTGA